GCCGCTCACTGTTCATCACGCCCTGTTCATCACGCCCTGTTCATGAACGGGGCTCGAGCCTTTACAAGCCCGCGTTCGGGACGGTAGAGTATGAGTTGTCTGGAAACTTCATAACACGGAGGAGAAAGAATGCCTAAGTTACTAGCTTTGCTCGCCCTGAGCCTTTTCTTATCCGGCTTTGCCGCGGCGCAGGCCGGGCTGCTCGATGAGGTGAGGTCGCGAGGCAGTGTCGTCTGCGGGGTGAACAACGTCCTGCCCGGCTTCGGCTTCGTCGATGAGGCCGGCGAGTATTCCGGTTTCGACGTGGACTTCTGCCGCGCCATCGCCGCCGCCGTTCTGGGCGACGCGGGCGCCGTCGAGTTCCGCCCGCTGACCGCCCAGGAGCGCTTCACCGCCGTGCAAACCGGCGAGGTGGACGTGCTCATCCGCAACACCACCTGGACGAGCACCCGCGACTCCACCGTCGGCCTCAACTTCGCCGCCGTCACCTTCTACGACGGCCAGGGCTTCATGGCGCGGCGCACCTCGGGCATCACCAGCCTCGAGGACTTCGAGGGCCGCAGCATCTGCGTGCAGTCGGGGACCACCACCGAGCTCAACCTTGCCGATACCATGCGCGCCGCCGACGTCGAGTACACCCCGGTCATCTTCGAGACCGCCGACCAGCTCACCGCCGCCTATGACGACGGCGCCTGTGACGGCTGGACCACGGACGTGTCCGGCCTCGTCTCCCGCCAGATCACCTTGCGCAACCCCGCCGACCACGTGATTCTGGACGCGGTCATCTCCAAGGAGCCCTTGGGCCCCGCTGTCTTGCAGGGCGACGACGCCTGGTTCAACGTCGTCAAGTGGGTCGTCTTCGGTCTGATGGAAGCCGAGGAGTACGGCATCACCGCCGAGAAC
This Deinococcota bacterium DNA region includes the following protein-coding sequences:
- a CDS encoding amino acid ABC transporter substrate-binding protein, which gives rise to MPKLLALLALSLFLSGFAAAQAGLLDEVRSRGSVVCGVNNVLPGFGFVDEAGEYSGFDVDFCRAIAAAVLGDAGAVEFRPLTAQERFTAVQTGEVDVLIRNTTWTSTRDSTVGLNFAAVTFYDGQGFMARRTSGITSLEDFEGRSICVQSGTTTELNLADTMRAADVEYTPVIFETADQLTAAYDDGACDGWTTDVSGLVSRQITLRNPADHVILDAVISKEPLGPAVLQGDDAWFNVVKWVVFGLMEAEEYGITAENVAEMAETSEDPAVRRLLGAEGEAVSALGIPADGIRQAIAAVGNYGEIYNRNLGPDTPFDVPRGLNNLYTEGGLIYGMPFR